One genomic window of Euwallacea fornicatus isolate EFF26 chromosome 7, ASM4011564v1, whole genome shotgun sequence includes the following:
- the LOC136340126 gene encoding casein kinase II subunit alpha-like isoform X1, whose product MGSYLYHEINFDCEPDDFPSTANSRKSSAAQSADKPISDSRSGQIKTISKVYPDALAKKPKSFYEYDGFNPAYDEIDHYSLVKKIGSGKYSIVFEGLHEPEGERVVLKILKPVRKKKIKREIKILEGLKGGTNIVRLLAVVAISSMDLTALVFEQLVNNEDFKNVYLKLSNEDTRYYLYEILRALDYCHSNGIMHRDLKPHNLIVDLENRKIRLIDWGLAEFYHPGQEYNVRVASRYFKGPELLVDYGYYDYSLDMWSFGCVFASMLFRKDPFFHGNDNQDQLFRIVKILGTSELISYLKKYNIHLDSNLQHLVNHHTRKPWQRFITAENEYLIDNDALDLLENCLRIDHMQRISAPDALKHNYFAKVEKQKVAECSTQSAATEEAQESCDTSENENL is encoded by the exons ATGGGTTCTTATTTGTATCATGAAATTAACTTTGATTGCGAACCGGATGATTTTCCTTCCACCGCAAACAGCAGGAAAAGCAGTGCTGCGCAATCGGCAGATAAACCCATCAG TGACTCAAGATCAGGccaaattaaaacaatatccAAGGTCTATCCGGACGCTTTAGCGAAGAAACCAAAGAGCTTTTACGAGTATGATGGCTTCAACCCAGCGTACGATGAAATCGACCACTACAgcctcgttaaaaaaattggcagTGGTAAATACAGTATAG tttttgaagGGCTGCATGAGCCCGAGGGAGAACGGGTGGTactcaaaatattgaaaccagtgagaaaaaagaaaattaaaagggAGATAAAGATCCTAGAAGGTCTAAAAGGGGGAACAAACATTGTGCGGCTACTTGCCGTGGTAGCCATTTCGAGTATGGATCTGACCGCATTGGTGTTCGAACAACTGGTCAACAACGAGgacttcaaaaatgtttatttaaaactctCGAATGAAGACACCCGCTActatttatatgaaattttacgtGCCTTAGACTATTGCCATTCCAATGGGATCATGCACAG AGACCTGAAGCCTCATAATCTCATCGTAGACTTAGAAAACCGTAAGATAAGATTGATCGACTGGGGACTTGCTGAGTTCTACCATCCCGGGCAGGAATATAACGTTAGAGTGGCCTCTAGGTACTTTAAGGGTCCGGAACTGCTGGTGGATTATGGCTATTATGACTATTCACTGGATATGTGGAGTTTTGGCTGTGTGTTCGCCTCTATGCTATTCCGCAAGGATCCCTTCTTCCATGGCAATGATAACCAAGATCAACTTTTCCGAATCGTGAAAATTTTAG GGACGTCGGAGCTGATCAGCTACCTCAAAAAGTACAACATTCACTTGGACTCCAACTTACAACACTTGGTGAATCACCACACGCGCAAACCTTGGCAACGGTTCATCACCGCCGAGAACGAGTACCTGATAGACAACGATGCGTTAGATTTGCTAGAAAACTGTCTGCGCATCGATCACATGCAGAGGATCTCAGCCCCAGATGCGTTGAAGCATAATTATTTCGCCAAAGTGGAGAAGCAGAAGGTAGCAGAGTGCAGCACGCAGAGTGCTGCCACGGAAGAGGCTCAAGAGAGTTGCGACACaagtgaaaatgaaaatctttAG
- the LOC136340126 gene encoding casein kinase II subunit alpha-like isoform X2 — protein MRTTPTAIERNVASTLFPPPNFANVSDSRSGQIKTISKVYPDALAKKPKSFYEYDGFNPAYDEIDHYSLVKKIGSGKYSIVFEGLHEPEGERVVLKILKPVRKKKIKREIKILEGLKGGTNIVRLLAVVAISSMDLTALVFEQLVNNEDFKNVYLKLSNEDTRYYLYEILRALDYCHSNGIMHRDLKPHNLIVDLENRKIRLIDWGLAEFYHPGQEYNVRVASRYFKGPELLVDYGYYDYSLDMWSFGCVFASMLFRKDPFFHGNDNQDQLFRIVKILGTSELISYLKKYNIHLDSNLQHLVNHHTRKPWQRFITAENEYLIDNDALDLLENCLRIDHMQRISAPDALKHNYFAKVEKQKVAECSTQSAATEEAQESCDTSENENL, from the exons TGACTCAAGATCAGGccaaattaaaacaatatccAAGGTCTATCCGGACGCTTTAGCGAAGAAACCAAAGAGCTTTTACGAGTATGATGGCTTCAACCCAGCGTACGATGAAATCGACCACTACAgcctcgttaaaaaaattggcagTGGTAAATACAGTATAG tttttgaagGGCTGCATGAGCCCGAGGGAGAACGGGTGGTactcaaaatattgaaaccagtgagaaaaaagaaaattaaaagggAGATAAAGATCCTAGAAGGTCTAAAAGGGGGAACAAACATTGTGCGGCTACTTGCCGTGGTAGCCATTTCGAGTATGGATCTGACCGCATTGGTGTTCGAACAACTGGTCAACAACGAGgacttcaaaaatgtttatttaaaactctCGAATGAAGACACCCGCTActatttatatgaaattttacgtGCCTTAGACTATTGCCATTCCAATGGGATCATGCACAG AGACCTGAAGCCTCATAATCTCATCGTAGACTTAGAAAACCGTAAGATAAGATTGATCGACTGGGGACTTGCTGAGTTCTACCATCCCGGGCAGGAATATAACGTTAGAGTGGCCTCTAGGTACTTTAAGGGTCCGGAACTGCTGGTGGATTATGGCTATTATGACTATTCACTGGATATGTGGAGTTTTGGCTGTGTGTTCGCCTCTATGCTATTCCGCAAGGATCCCTTCTTCCATGGCAATGATAACCAAGATCAACTTTTCCGAATCGTGAAAATTTTAG GGACGTCGGAGCTGATCAGCTACCTCAAAAAGTACAACATTCACTTGGACTCCAACTTACAACACTTGGTGAATCACCACACGCGCAAACCTTGGCAACGGTTCATCACCGCCGAGAACGAGTACCTGATAGACAACGATGCGTTAGATTTGCTAGAAAACTGTCTGCGCATCGATCACATGCAGAGGATCTCAGCCCCAGATGCGTTGAAGCATAATTATTTCGCCAAAGTGGAGAAGCAGAAGGTAGCAGAGTGCAGCACGCAGAGTGCTGCCACGGAAGAGGCTCAAGAGAGTTGCGACACaagtgaaaatgaaaatctttAG
- the LOC136340126 gene encoding casein kinase II subunit alpha-like isoform X3, whose amino-acid sequence MFKPYVLDNYEDENSDSRSGQIKTISKVYPDALAKKPKSFYEYDGFNPAYDEIDHYSLVKKIGSGKYSIVFEGLHEPEGERVVLKILKPVRKKKIKREIKILEGLKGGTNIVRLLAVVAISSMDLTALVFEQLVNNEDFKNVYLKLSNEDTRYYLYEILRALDYCHSNGIMHRDLKPHNLIVDLENRKIRLIDWGLAEFYHPGQEYNVRVASRYFKGPELLVDYGYYDYSLDMWSFGCVFASMLFRKDPFFHGNDNQDQLFRIVKILGTSELISYLKKYNIHLDSNLQHLVNHHTRKPWQRFITAENEYLIDNDALDLLENCLRIDHMQRISAPDALKHNYFAKVEKQKVAECSTQSAATEEAQESCDTSENENL is encoded by the exons TGACTCAAGATCAGGccaaattaaaacaatatccAAGGTCTATCCGGACGCTTTAGCGAAGAAACCAAAGAGCTTTTACGAGTATGATGGCTTCAACCCAGCGTACGATGAAATCGACCACTACAgcctcgttaaaaaaattggcagTGGTAAATACAGTATAG tttttgaagGGCTGCATGAGCCCGAGGGAGAACGGGTGGTactcaaaatattgaaaccagtgagaaaaaagaaaattaaaagggAGATAAAGATCCTAGAAGGTCTAAAAGGGGGAACAAACATTGTGCGGCTACTTGCCGTGGTAGCCATTTCGAGTATGGATCTGACCGCATTGGTGTTCGAACAACTGGTCAACAACGAGgacttcaaaaatgtttatttaaaactctCGAATGAAGACACCCGCTActatttatatgaaattttacgtGCCTTAGACTATTGCCATTCCAATGGGATCATGCACAG AGACCTGAAGCCTCATAATCTCATCGTAGACTTAGAAAACCGTAAGATAAGATTGATCGACTGGGGACTTGCTGAGTTCTACCATCCCGGGCAGGAATATAACGTTAGAGTGGCCTCTAGGTACTTTAAGGGTCCGGAACTGCTGGTGGATTATGGCTATTATGACTATTCACTGGATATGTGGAGTTTTGGCTGTGTGTTCGCCTCTATGCTATTCCGCAAGGATCCCTTCTTCCATGGCAATGATAACCAAGATCAACTTTTCCGAATCGTGAAAATTTTAG GGACGTCGGAGCTGATCAGCTACCTCAAAAAGTACAACATTCACTTGGACTCCAACTTACAACACTTGGTGAATCACCACACGCGCAAACCTTGGCAACGGTTCATCACCGCCGAGAACGAGTACCTGATAGACAACGATGCGTTAGATTTGCTAGAAAACTGTCTGCGCATCGATCACATGCAGAGGATCTCAGCCCCAGATGCGTTGAAGCATAATTATTTCGCCAAAGTGGAGAAGCAGAAGGTAGCAGAGTGCAGCACGCAGAGTGCTGCCACGGAAGAGGCTCAAGAGAGTTGCGACACaagtgaaaatgaaaatctttAG